In Bacteroidota bacterium, one genomic interval encodes:
- a CDS encoding trimeric intracellular cation channel family protein, protein MHFPYYLDLFGTLMFAMSGALAASDQKMHRDWFGISFTGFITAIGGGSLRDIMLDIHPLAWIRDAHYVIAIGAGVVVSVIFRNVLAKLRRTLFIFDTLGISVYTILGVQKSLLAGVNPLAAIMLGMFSAVFGGVIRDTLLNETPLIFRKEIYATACLAGASLYVLLDYFGVPAQVCSISGMVLIAAVRVVAVRYKLSLPKLD, encoded by the coding sequence ATTCATTTTCCCTATTACCTCGATCTTTTCGGCACACTCATGTTTGCCATGTCGGGCGCACTGGCCGCATCAGACCAGAAAATGCACCGCGACTGGTTCGGGATTTCGTTTACCGGATTTATTACGGCCATTGGCGGAGGTTCACTGCGCGATATTATGCTTGATATTCATCCGCTGGCGTGGATACGCGATGCACATTATGTAATTGCCATTGGCGCGGGGGTGGTAGTGTCGGTAATATTCCGCAATGTGCTGGCAAAGTTGCGGCGCACACTTTTTATTTTCGATACGCTGGGCATATCGGTGTACACCATTCTGGGTGTGCAGAAATCGTTGCTGGCGGGCGTAAATCCGCTGGCGGCCATTATGCTGGGCATGTTCTCGGCCGTGTTTGGCGGCGTAATACGTGATACACTGCTGAACGAAACGCCGCTTATTTTCCGCAAGGAAATTTATGCCACCGCCTGCCTGGCCGGCGCATCGCTGTATGTGCTGCTCGATTATTTTGGTGTGCCTGCGCAGGTTTGTTCAATAAGCGGTATGGTGCTTATTGCGGCGGTGCGTGTGGTGGCGGTGCGGTACAAGCTCTCTTTACCAAAACTGGATTGA